The DNA sequence AATCTAAAACTCTTGCATACTCGGGAAATACAACATGGACAATTCCTGGTAAGACAGAAACAATTACAAAAACAGACATTACTTCTGATCTTCATGACATAAAGCCAAATTTGCCGCTGGCAGTCCTTATAGAAGGGAAATTTCCTTTTGTCTACAAGGGTAAAGATATACCTAAATGGGAGGAACAATCATCTTCTAAAAACCCAATACCCGATACATCGGAAGAGAAAGAGGAGAAGAATACGGAAGGGCTGGCACCTGAGATAGAAAATATGCCTGCCAAGGCAATAATCATAGGTTGCGCTGAGATGTTCAATGATCATGTAATTACCGCTGCAGGTAACCCACTATTTTTCCTGAATGCCATAGATGCCCTTACTTTAGGAGAGGAGCTTATCGATATCAGATCAAAAGGTAAGGGTGCTGAATATATTGATGAATTATCATCTGGTACAAAATTGTTTTACAAGTGTTTCACGGTTATTTTTATACCGCTAGTCTGGATTATTGTTGGTATTGTCCGTACCTATATAAGAAGACGAAGACGTGTTGTTTATCAAAAAATGATTATCGCTTCTATAAGGTAATTGTTGAAAGAGAGAAGATAAACCACTGAGATCGAGGAGAAAAACTTCATATTTCAAATTCTTAAAAAAATTTCTTATCTCTCTATCTTCTATAGTTAAGTTTTTACAATAAGATATAAAAAGAGGAGGTTATCGTGAAGAACAAACAGATACTTATTGCGATACTGATATTTCTTGGATTAATTGCGATTTATTTTACTACAAGACAGGGATCTGAGAGGTCTTCGGTAATTGTTGGCTACCAGCCCGTGAGCGAGGGATTCTCTACCATAAACGTTAAAAAGATTGAATTATATAAGGGTAGCGATAGCAAGCATGCCGTGACTCTCAACAGAGTCACCAATGGATGGGAAGTAGAAAGTAGTTTTAAAGTACCTGGGAACAATGATAAGATTCAAGGCATCCTAAATACAATCGCAGGCATTGAAGGTAAACAACGAGCTACAGGGAAAGATTTTTTCGAAGATTTTCATCTCACTGATGATAAAGCCCTCCATTTAGTCTTTACCGGTGAAGAATCACTACCACATTTATTGGTTGGCAAAAGAGGAGATGATGGCAGAAGCACGTTTATCAGATTGGCAGATAAAGATGCTATCTTAATTGTTGATAAGGACATACATAATGAAATAGGTATATGGGGAGATGGTAATCCAAAATCTGAAGACTGGATTGAAAAGCAATTTTTAAAACTCGACGAGAAGCAGATACAAGAGATTGCTTACCATCTTAATGGGAAAGACTTTTTGTTCAAGAGGCAAGAGAAAAAGACAGAGAAGTCAAAAGATAATCATGAAGATAATCATGAAGATAATAAAAATACTGAAAACAAAGATAAAGAATATGAGTGGAAGCTTGTTTCGTGGGACAAGATTTTTAATGTTAAGGAGTCAAAAATACAGGATATAGCTTCTGCGGCCTCTTCCCTGTGGATTGAAGATGCCGTTGATCCTGCAGTTTATAATAATGATCTTTTTAAACATACAAATACCAGGATAACCATTTCTACAGGAGATAACGAAACATATGTCATACACCTTGCCTGTAAAGATGATAATGCATACATTAAAAAAGAGGGTTCATCTGCCGTTTATAAAATAGCATTACATGAAAAGAAAAGAATATTCCCCGATGCAGGCAGGTTTCTCAAGATAGACCTCCCTAAAATTAAAGAACTAGAAGGATATGAGGTTTCTGATTACCGTATTGATGCCGATTGGGCAGGAAAACATAAAACTGTTAAGGAATCGAATGATGGCGATAAAACTGTTAAAGTCGTTTATGCCCTCGAGGGCGATACAACCTGGGTATGCTTTAACAACGATAATACAGTTTTTGCCTTTCATAAAGGTTTGTATGAAAAATTAAAAAGTAAAGAATAAAGAGTAAAGAGTAAAGAGTAAAGAGAAAAAAAGACTTAAATAGATATTTTCTAAAGGCTTCAATTGATGTATAGTAAATTAACCGCAGGTGAATACGGATAAATGCACATACTATAAATCCGTTACTCTTCACTTTTCAACATTGCACCTACTGATATAGCCTTAGTCATGATTAAATCAGTTTCTGCTTTTATCATACGAATAACGCTTGCCCATGTGCTGTCCTCAGTATTGCGATACGTGTAACCTTTATCAATAACAGCTTTATATATACTTAATACATGTTCAGCACATCGGTCTATCGAGAAACATCGTGCAATCTCCCGTGCCGCATTTTTTAAATTTTCTTTCTCCTGAGCAGACAAACTGGCAACCCATTGCAAAGCAGAAGCAAACTCCTCCTCATTATCAGAAAACAAGAGACGACCATTCATACGATCATTCAGAACCTCACGTACTCCGGGGGCATCTAATGCCACTACAGGTATACCAGCAGCCATGGCCTCAGTTAATACTAATCCTTGTGTCTCAGTTTGAGACGCGAAGGCGAAAACATCCATTGCATGGTATGCGTTTACCAGTTCTCTATTTTCTAAAGCGCCGGGATGACGGAAACGATGCTCTAGTTTATTTCGCCTAAAGAAGTCCCTGATCTCATTCTCCAAGGGTCCTTTGCCAATAGCAAGAAAATAAGTGTTCTTTTCCTTTTTAAGAAATATGGCTACTGCCTGGGCTAAAAACATAATATTCTTTTCAGGAGCAATTCTGCTTACAAACCCCACAACAAATGCATCTTGAGGGATTCCTAATGATCTCCGAAACTCCATACCATATCCCTTTGCAAACTTTTTAACATAAATACCGGTAGGAACTATATCAATACGTGTTTCCACCCCGCGCTGACGCAATAAATCGGCAATACTCTGACTTGGCGCAAAAACACGATCACAGAGATTTGCATACCCTGCAGACAAGGCTACTACAAACCGCTTTAAGGCCGGAGAATCACCTGGCACATAGTGTGTGTATCGCTCATACAGGGTATGAAAGGTAAAAATTAAAGGCACTTTGTATTTGGCAGCTACTCTGAGAGCTGA is a window from the Candidatus Jettenia sp. genome containing:
- a CDS encoding DUF4340 domain-containing protein, with the protein product MKNKQILIAILIFLGLIAIYFTTRQGSERSSVIVGYQPVSEGFSTINVKKIELYKGSDSKHAVTLNRVTNGWEVESSFKVPGNNDKIQGILNTIAGIEGKQRATGKDFFEDFHLTDDKALHLVFTGEESLPHLLVGKRGDDGRSTFIRLADKDAILIVDKDIHNEIGIWGDGNPKSEDWIEKQFLKLDEKQIQEIAYHLNGKDFLFKRQEKKTEKSKDNHEDNHEDNKNTENKDKEYEWKLVSWDKIFNVKESKIQDIASAASSLWIEDAVDPAVYNNDLFKHTNTRITISTGDNETYVIHLACKDDNAYIKKEGSSAVYKIALHEKKRIFPDAGRFLKIDLPKIKELEGYEVSDYRIDADWAGKHKTVKESNDGDKTVKVVYALEGDTTWVCFNNDNTVFAFHKGLYEKLKSKE
- a CDS encoding glycosyltransferase, with the protein product MNILMMTNTYKPFIGGVERSVEMFTNEYRKRGHRVVIVAPTFRNMPREEKDVIRVPAIQNFNETDFSVQLPIPGIFSEQLKAFQPDIVHSHHPYLIGDSALRVAAKYKVPLIFTFHTLYERYTHYVPGDSPALKRFVVALSAGYANLCDRVFAPSQSIADLLRQRGVETRIDIVPTGIYVKKFAKGYGMEFRRSLGIPQDAFVVGFVSRIAPEKNIMFLAQAVAIFLKKEKNTYFLAIGKGPLENEIRDFFRRNKLEHRFRHPGALENRELVNAYHAMDVFAFASQTETQGLVLTEAMAAGIPVVALDAPGVREVLNDRMNGRLLFSDNEEEFASALQWVASLSAQEKENLKNAAREIARCFSIDRCAEHVLSIYKAVIDKGYTYRNTEDSTWASVIRMIKAETDLIMTKAISVGAMLKSEE